Proteins from a genomic interval of Pogoniulus pusillus isolate bPogPus1 chromosome 42, bPogPus1.pri, whole genome shotgun sequence:
- the IDO2 gene encoding indoleamine 2,3-dioxygenase 2 has translation MEPGGDGAEETLLPLELSSFQLSEEFGFLLPHPLTELPAPYAPWMEIAQDLPQLIASRRLRSRVQQMPQLSTWQLRGREELHLAHLVLSFITMGYLWQEGEEGTVKVLPRNLAVPFWEVSQTLGLPPILSHADFVLANWRRKNPSGPLEMENLDTIISLPGGESLRGFILVTFLVEKAAVPGIKAIVQAIHAILQRDEESLHKALQQLAEAIGDMGQALKRMHDHVDPAVFYTVIRIFLSGWKDNPAMPEGLIYEGVAEEPLGYSGGSAAQSSILHAFDELLGIRHSQHSSAFLQRMRDYMPPAHRAFVEAIHRAPSLRHLVLSSGSPRLRAAFNRCVSALVDFRSSHIIIVTKYITVAAAKAKARQAELGDRAGPSTAKLPSALEAKGTGGSHISVFLKSIRDSTRAGLIPA, from the exons ATGGAGCCTGGTGGTGATGGCGCAGAGGAGACCCTGCTGCCTctggagctgagcagcttcCAGCTCTCCGAGGAGTTTGGCTTccttcttcctcatcctctg acagagctgccagcaccctATGCTCCCTGGATGGAGATCGCCCAGGACCTGCCCCAGCTGATCGCCAGCCGCCGGCTCCGCTCCCGAGTCCAGCAG ATGCCGCAGCTGAGCACCTGGCAGCTCCGAGGGCGCGAGGAGCTGCACTTGGCACACCTGGTGCTGAGCTTCATCACCATGGGCTAcctttggcaggagggtgagGAAGGCACTGTGAAG GTCCTGCCCCGAAATCTGGCTGTCCCCTTCTGGGAGGTCTCACAGACCCTTGGCCTCCCTCCCATCCTCAGCCATGCTGACTTTGTGTTGGCCaactggaggaggaagaacCCCAGCGG GCCTCTGGAAATGGA GAACCTGGACACCATCATCTCACTGCctggtggggagagcctgagagGCTTCATCCTCGTCACCTTCCTGGtggagaaggcagctgtgcCTGGCATTAAG GCCATCGTCCAGGCCATCCATGCCATCCTGCAGCGGGATGAGGAGAGCCTGCacaaagccctgcagcagctggcagaggccaTCGGGGACATGGGCCAGGCTTTGAAACGGATGCATG ACCATGTGGACCCAGCAGTGTTCTACACCGTGATCAGGATCTTCCTCTCCGG CTGGAAGGACAACCCTGCCATGCCAGAGGGGCTGATCTATGAAGGTGTAGCCGAGGAGCCCCTGGGCTACTCGGGAGGGAGCGCGGCGCAGAGCAGCATCCTGCACGCCTTCGACGAGCTGCTGGGCATCCgccacagccagcacagct CTGCCTTCCTGCAGAGGATGAGGGACTACATGCCCCCAGCCCACAGAGCCTTCGTGGAGGCCATCCACCGTGCCCCCTCCCTCAGGCACTTGGTGCTCTCCTCGGGCTCGCCGCGGCTCCGCGCAGCCTTCAACCGCTGCGTCTCGGCGCTGGTGGACTTCAGGTCCTCCCACATCATCATCGTCACCAAGTACATCACCGTGGCAGCAGCCAAAGCCAaggccaggcaggcagagctgggggacagGGCTGGCCCCTCCACGGCCAAGCTGCCCTCTGCGCTGGAGGCCAAAGGCACTGGCGGGTCCCACATCTCTGTCTTCCTGAAGAGCATCAGGgacagcaccagggcagggctgatACCTGCCTGa
- the LOC135192386 gene encoding disintegrin and metalloproteinase domain-containing protein 2-like, with the protein MTTDCWLPSAEVVAVAVPSSALPSPARRSGCLCLCFLGGLGPLPGVLGPLPGVLGPLPGGLGPLLGGLGPLPGVLEPLPRGLGPLLGRTQEAVADSRMELHQVLLLLLLSGSQLGLPSLRGGWAQHPSGVSSPPDSPVPAELTVPVQLSPNTTGAPQQAGPFWRLWATVSYALTIEGRSFTIHLQQQVFLSDDFRVYVSEEEQPLPPDLVPIKGHCHYRGYVEGFPSSAVTLSTCAGLRGLLQFENVSYGIEPLGYSPGFEHLVYPVSGKGTAESLLASSHLQGEMGSLKVEEMASQARGDKEYTYMGEKTNTAVQKVIQAFNLVNSMFRPLNLTILLTSMEVWTQENKISTAPEATKLHPQFLQWKLQQSTQPEQDLPMLLLYKADAHIMGATLQGSACQRENAGIVAVYEEFMTVEFFSVLLTQLLGHSVGMDYHGEHQCRCQRSICIMSHMALFIGGAKTFSNCSIHDFEVFLKQNGSSCLFSTGSLARPSSSIAKCGNGVVEAGEQCDCGAGEACSKDQCCAKNCRFKPGVKCSSGLCCSGCQFKQQNSPCRPAVDPECDLPEVCAGSSASCPPDLYVQDGHSCGGGTGYCYKGRCQSPELQCQLLYGRGSKNAPTACYEELNSQKDRFGHCGFQPRGGYRSCAWKDLRCGKLICTYPSSTPFPSQTAAVAYVRVRQHLCVSLHHLDASADRDPLLVPPGTKCGSGKLCINNTCQPLSVLALECDSAVKCHGHGVCDNKGQCHCQPGWQPPDCSRRDSPLREGSAQEAVGGFSLLQTLKDEKVILALLGSCLLLAGAIAFGIWRCRQKLPRTEGSAAAKDTNRAEMDPDRSLDPDRSLTPEPAPWHEC; encoded by the exons ATGACTACTGACTGCT GGCTGCCGAGCGCAGAGGTGGTGGCCGTGGCGGTTCCAAGCTCTGCGCTGCCGTCCCCCGCGCGTCGCTCCG gctgcctctgcctctgcttcctggGCGGGCTGGGGCCATTACCGGGCGTGCTGGGGCCATTACCGGGCGTGCTGGGGCCGTTACCGGGCGGGCTGGGGCCATTACTGGGCGGGCTGGGGCCATTACCGGGCGTGCTGGAGCCGTTACCCAGGGGGCTGGGGCCGTTGCTGGGCAGGACGCAGGAGGCGGTTGCTGACAGCAGGATGGAGCTGCAccaagtgctgctgctcctgctgctgtctgggtccCAGCTGGGCCTCCCCAGCCTGCGGGGGGGCTGGGCTCAGCACCCCTCGGGTGTCTCTTCCCCTCCAGACTCTCCGGTGCCGGCCGAGCTCACGGTCCCGGTGCAGCTGTCCCCCAACACGACAGGAGCACCTCAGCAGGCAGGTCCCTTCTGGCGGCTGTGG GCCACGGTGTCCTATGCCCTCACCATCGAGGGGAGGTCCTTCACCAttcacctccagcagca GGTCTTTCTGTCTGACGACTTCAGGGTGTATGTCTCggaggaggagcagcctctgccccctGATCTGGTGCCCATCAAG GGACACTGCCACTACCGGGGCTACGTTGAAGGCTTCCCCAGCTCGGCGGTGACCCTCAGCACCTGCGCAGGGCTCAG GGGCCTGCTGCAGTTTGAGAACGTCAGCTACGGGATTGAGCCCCTGGGCTACTCTCCTGGCTTCGAGCACTTGGTGTACCCTGTGAGTGGCAAGGGCACAGCAGAgtccctcctggccagcagccacctccagggagagatgGGCAGCTTGAAGGTGGAGGAGATGGCATCCCAAGCACGTGGAGATAAAGAG TACACCTACATGGGTGAGAAGACAAACACTGCTGTACAGAAGGTCATCCAGGCCTTCAATCTAGTCAACAGT aTGTTCCGTCCTCTTAACCTCACCATTCTGCTGacctccatggaggtgtggACACAGGAGAACAAAATCTCCACAGCCCCGGAGGCTACTAAGCTTCACCCACAGTTTTTGCAGTGGAAACTGCAGCAAAGCACTCAGCCTGAGCAGGACCTGcctatgctgctgct GTACAAGGCCGATGCACACATAATGGGTGCAACATTGCAGGGCTCAGCCTGTCAGAGAGAGAATGCTGGAATAGTGGCTGTG tATGAAGAGTTCATGACAGTGGAGTTCTTCTCTGTCCTTCTGACCCAGCTGCTGGGACACAGCGTGGGCATGGACTACCATGGTGAACACCAATGCCGCTGCCAGAGGAGCATCTGCATCATGAGCCACATGGCACT ATTCATAGGGGGAGCAAAAACCTTCAGCAACTGCAGCATCCATGACTTTGAGGTCTTCCTGAAGCAGAATGGAAGCAGCTGCCTGTTCAGCACGGGCAGCTTGGCAAGACCTTCCTCGAGCATCGCCAAATGTGGCAATGGCGTAgtggaggctggggagcagtgcGACTGCGGCGCTGGGGAG gcGTGCTCCAAGGATCAATGCTGTGCTAAAAACTGTCGCTTCAAGCCAGGAGTGAAATGTtcctctgggctgtgctgcagtggctgccag ttCAAGCAGCAGAACTCTCCCTGCCGCCCGGCTGTGGACCCCGAGTGTGACCTGCCCGAGGTCTGCGCcggctcctctgcctcctgcccccctgACCTCTACGTGCAGGATGGGCACAGCTGTGGGGGTGGCACTGGCTACTGCTACAAGGGACGCTGCCAGtctccagagctgcagtgccagctgctctaCGGGAGAG GTTCCAAAAACGCCCCCACGGCTTGCTACGAGGAGCTCAACAGCCAGAAGGACAGGTTTGGGCACTGCGGcttccagcccagaggaggctacaggtCCTGTGCTTGGAA GGATCTCAGGTGTGGGAAGCTGATCTGCACTTACCCCTCCAgcactcccttcccctcccagaCCGCGGCCGTGGCGTACGTCCGTGTGCGGCAGCACCTGTGCGTGTCGCTGCATCACCTGGACGCATCGGCAGACAGGGACCCTCTGCTGGTGCCGCCAGGAACCAAGTGTGGCTCTGGGAAG CTGTGTATCAACAACACCTGCCAGCCTCTGTcggtcctggcactggagtgtgACAGCGCAGTGAAGTGCCACGGGCACGGC GTGTGCGACAACAAGGGGCAGTgccactgccagcctggctggcagccCCCGGACTGCTCTCGGAGGGACTCTCCCTTGCGGGAAGGCAGCGCCCAGGAGGCAGTCGGTG gcttctccctgCTGCAAACGCTGAAGGACGAGAAGGTGATCCtagccctgctgggcagctgcctcctcctcgcCGGGGCCATCGCCTTCGGCATCTGGCGGTGCAGGCAGAAGCTGCCACGCACGGAGGG CTCTGCTGCCGCCAAGGACACGAACCGCGCAGAGATGGACCCGGACCGGAGCCTGGACCCGGACCGGAGCCTGACCCCGGAGCCGGCCCCGTGGCACGAGTGCTAA
- the LOC135192387 gene encoding disintegrin and metalloproteinase domain-containing protein 2-like produces the protein MTTDCWLLSAEVVAVEVPSSALPSPARRSDSPVPAELTVPVQLSPNTTGAPQQAGPFWRLWATVSYALTIEGRSFTIHLQQQVFLSDDFRVYVSEEEQPLPPDLVPIKGHCHYRGYVEGFPSSAVTLSTCAGLRGLLQFENVSYGIEPLGYSPGFEHLVYPVSGKGTAESLLASSHLQGEMGSLKVEEMASQARGDKEYTYMGEKTNTAVQKVIQAFNLVNSMFHPLNLTILLTSMEVWTQENKISTAPVPTELHPQFVQWKLQQSTQPEHDLPMLLLYKADAHIMGATLQSAACERKNAGIVAVYKKSKTVESFSVLLTQLLGHSLGIRYHGDHDCHCQGHICIMSPTALYKRGTKAFSNCSIHDFEVFLKQKGSSCLFSTGSLARPSSSIAKCGNGVVEAGEQCDCGAGEACSKDQCCAKNCRFKPGVKCSSGLCCSGCQFKQQNSPCRPAVDPECDLPEVCAGSSASCPPDLYVQDGHSCGGGTGYCYKGRCQSPELQCQLLYGRGSKNAPTACYEELNSQKDRFGHCGFQPRGGYRSCAWKDLRCGKLICTYPSSTPFPSQTAAVAYVRVRQHLCVSLHHLDASADRDPLLVPPGTKCGSGKLCINNTCQPLSVLALECDSAVKCHGHGVCDNKGQCHCQPGWQPPDCSRRDSPLREGSAQEAVGGFSLLQTLKDEKVILALLGSCLLLAGAIAFGIWRCRQKLPRTEGSAAAKDTNRAEMDPNRSLDRDRSLTPEPAPWHEC, from the exons ATGACTACTGACTGCT ggctgctgagcGCAGAGGTGGTGGCCGTGGAGGTTCCAAGCTCTGCGCTGCCGTCCCCCGCGCGTCGCTCCG ACTCTCCGGTGCCGGCCGAGCTCACGGTCCCGGTGCAGCTGTCCCCCAACACGACAGGAGCACCTCAGCAGGCAGGTCCCTTCTGGCGGCTGTGG GCCACGGTGTCCTATGCCCTCACCATCGAGGGGAGGTCCTTCACCAttcacctccagcagca GGTCTTTCTGTCTGACGACTTCAGGGTGTATGTCTCggaggaggagcagcctctgccccctGATCTGGTGCCCATCAAG GGACACTGCCACTACCGGGGCTACGTTGAAGGCTTCCCCAGCTCGGCGGTGACCCTCAGCACCTGCGCAGGGCTCAG GGGCCTGCTGCAGTTTGAGAACGTCAGCTACGGGATTGAGCCCCTGGGCTACTCTCCTGGCTTCGAGCACTTGGTGTACCCTGTGAGTGGCAAGGGCACAGCAGAgtccctcctggccagcagccacctccagggagagatgGGCAGCTTGAAGGTGGAGGAGATGGCATCCCAAGCACGTGGAGATAAAGAG TACACCTACATGGGTGAGAAGACAAACACTGCTGTACAGAAGGTCATCCAGGCCTTCAATCTAGTCAACAGT aTGTTCCACCCTCTTAACCTCACCATTCTGCTGacctccatggaggtgtggACACAGGAGAACAAAATCTCCACAGCCCCAGTGCCTACTGAGCTGCATCCACAGTTTGTgcagtggaagctgcagcaaagcactCAGCCTGAGCATGACCTGcctatgctgctgct GTACAAGGCAGATGCACACATAATGGGTGCAACATTGCAGAGCGCAGCCTGTGAGAGAAAGAATGCTGGAATAGTGGCTGTG tACAAAAAGTCCAAGACAGTGGagtccttctctgtccttctGACCCAGCTGTTGGGACACAGCCTGGGCATCAGATACCATGGTGACCACGACTGCCACTGCCAGGGGCACATCTGCATCATGAGCCCCACGGCACT ATACAAACGGGGAACAAAAGCCTTCAGCAACTGCAGCATCCATGACTTTGAGGTCTTCCTGAAGCAGAAGGGAAGCAGCTGTCTGTTCAGCACGGGCAGCTTGGCAAGACCTTCCTCGAGCATCGCCAAATGCGGCAATGGCGTAgtggaggctggggagcagtgcGACTGCGGCGCTGGGGAG gcGTGCTCCAAGGATCAATGCTGTGCTAAAAACTGTCGCTTCAAGCCAGGAGTGAAATGTtcctctgggctgtgctgcagtggctgccag ttCAAGCAGCAGAACTCTCCCTGCCGCCCGGCTGTGGACCCCGAGTGTGACCTGCCCGAGGTCTGCGCcggctcctctgcctcctgcccccctgACCTCTACGTGCAGGATGGGCACAGCTGTGGGGGTGGCACTGGCTACTGCTACAAGGGACGCTGCCAGtctccagagctgcagtgccagctgctctaCGGGAGAG GTTCCAAAAACGCCCCCACGGCTTGCTACGAGGAGCTCAACAGCCAGAAGGACAGGTTTGGGCACTGCGGcttccagcccagaggaggctacaggtCCTGTGCTTGGAA GGATCTCAGGTGTGGGAAGCTGATCTGCACTTACCCCTCCAgcactcccttcccctcccagaCCGCGGCCGTGGCGTACGTCCGTGTGCGGCAGCACCTGTGCGTGTCGCTGCATCACCTGGACGCATCGGCAGACAGGGACCCTCTGCTGGTGCCGCCAGGAACCAAGTGTGGCTCTGGGAAG CTGTGTATCAACAACACCTGCCAGCCTCTGTcggtcctggcactggagtgtgACAGCGCAGTGAAGTGCCACGGGCACGGC GTGTGCGACAACAAGGGGCAGTgccactgccagcctggctggcagccCCCGGACTGCTCTCGGAGGGACTCTCCCTTGCGGGAAGGCAGCGCCCAGGAGGCAGTCGGTG gcttctccctgCTGCAAACGCTGAAGGACGAGAAGGTGATCCtagccctgctgggcagctgcctcctcctcgcCGGGGCCATCGCCTTCGGCATCTGGCGGTGCAGGCAGAAGCTGCCACGCACGGAGGG CTCTGCTGCCGCCAAGGACACGAACCGCGCAGAGATGGACCCGAACCGGAGCCTGGACCGGGACCGGAGCCTGACCCCGGAGCCGGCCCCGTGGCACGAGTGCTAA